A window of the Desulfovibrio litoralis DSM 11393 genome harbors these coding sequences:
- a CDS encoding type II TA system antitoxin MqsA family protein, with translation MKCPECGHKMSIETKDITHTYKGKSTIIKNATGKYCSECDEFTFSLDEAQRVSDEMMAFNKSVNSSIVDPEYIVTVRKKLNLTQAEANKMFGGGPNAFSRYETGKALPPQSLVQLFQLLDRHPHLLQEIKNPPPNNTTSGGSLAYA, from the coding sequence ATGAAATGCCCAGAATGTGGTCACAAGATGTCTATTGAAACGAAAGACATCACCCATACATACAAAGGCAAGTCGACAATCATCAAGAATGCTACAGGGAAATATTGCTCAGAATGTGATGAATTTACGTTCTCATTGGACGAAGCCCAACGGGTCAGTGATGAAATGATGGCGTTCAATAAGAGCGTTAACTCTTCCATAGTTGATCCTGAGTACATAGTCACTGTGAGAAAGAAGTTGAACTTGACTCAGGCGGAAGCCAACAAAATGTTTGGAGGTGGACCGAATGCTTTTTCCCGTTATGAAACAGGTAAGGCGTTACCTCCGCAATCGTTAGTTCAACTATTTCAACTTCTTGACCGTCATCCGCATTTGTTGCAAGAAATCAAGAACCCACCACCGAATAATACAACGTCTGGTGGCAGTTTGGCGTATGCCTAA
- a CDS encoding helix-turn-helix domain-containing protein gives MSQQSLTATLLIQQYPALISQNQLAKIFGQHVQTIRRLARAGLLPFQNVSISGLEKKYKLEDVIRYLENPPITTVKRRGRPVGSKNSITKQPLLRKRSGLMNMVHGSDPTQ, from the coding sequence ATGTCACAACAATCACTTACTGCTACCTTGCTTATACAGCAATACCCAGCATTAATTTCTCAAAATCAATTAGCAAAAATTTTTGGTCAACATGTACAAACGATAAGACGTTTAGCACGTGCTGGCCTTTTGCCGTTTCAAAATGTTTCAATCAGCGGACTTGAAAAAAAGTACAAGCTTGAAGACGTAATTCGTTATCTTGAAAACCCGCCAATAACCACCGTAAAACGCCGTGGCAGACCTGTTGGCAGTAAAAACAGTATAACAAAACAGCCTCTTTTACGCAAGAGAAGCGGTCTTATGAATATGGTGCATGGTAGTGACCCAACCCAATAA
- a CDS encoding tyrosine-type recombinase/integrase, giving the protein MASWEKLNGHKGIEFRQYGKDRSYRFRQHPYSADVLGVMEEATAIRISAELRENRSKEVGPQSFKEMNADNKEEAQKVAIVEKKERKRIIADEQFAQANTVGSFWDNVYWPKRKTEGSEHNNKSILGVFNNHIRPVVGNITLQEVTFSKIDEVFQAMYNKGLSAKTIDHAYTIFQAEWTYASIYLSAHNGIILPVFPGKMVKRPKLNNQKTCYLDPAEASKLLHTLYNWRDICKRHGINQKGTDTKDVYGMTVLSLLSGLRLGDIIKLTWRDVETAFAYARNPKGGRQYGIHLDIDMVRDMLEERRRMFPNARSDDPVFKDSTGKPWKEAPQAFEDVVEELCINYTPRRINNPLEKIDFHAMRHTFASWLAMAGTSLHTIMVLMGHESVAMTLRYARLNPAYTRQPVAEMATNFAKKHKELTDDEYIYVESSPMHEMKKEIFMFDS; this is encoded by the coding sequence ATGGCGTCATGGGAAAAACTAAATGGTCATAAAGGCATTGAGTTTAGACAATATGGTAAAGATAGATCATATCGATTTCGCCAGCACCCATATTCAGCCGATGTGCTAGGTGTAATGGAAGAGGCAACAGCTATAAGAATATCAGCAGAATTAAGGGAAAACCGTTCTAAAGAGGTTGGACCACAATCTTTCAAAGAAATGAATGCAGATAATAAAGAAGAAGCCCAAAAAGTAGCTATCGTTGAAAAGAAGGAAAGAAAACGCATTATAGCCGATGAGCAATTTGCCCAAGCAAATACCGTAGGGTCATTTTGGGATAATGTTTATTGGCCTAAAAGAAAAACCGAAGGCAGTGAACATAACAATAAATCAATCTTAGGTGTTTTCAACAATCATATCAGGCCAGTAGTTGGCAATATCACGCTACAAGAAGTGACATTCTCCAAGATTGATGAAGTTTTTCAAGCCATGTATAATAAAGGGCTATCTGCAAAAACAATAGATCATGCTTATACTATTTTTCAAGCAGAGTGGACGTATGCATCAATTTATCTATCTGCACATAATGGTATTATCTTGCCTGTCTTCCCTGGAAAAATGGTCAAACGCCCTAAGCTAAATAATCAGAAAACATGTTATCTAGATCCTGCAGAAGCCTCTAAATTGCTTCATACACTTTATAATTGGCGTGACATATGTAAACGTCATGGTATTAATCAGAAAGGAACAGACACTAAAGATGTTTATGGAATGACGGTGCTTTCTCTTTTGTCTGGCTTACGTTTAGGGGACATTATCAAGCTGACGTGGCGTGATGTTGAAACCGCTTTTGCATACGCTAGGAACCCAAAAGGTGGCCGGCAATATGGTATCCATCTTGATATTGACATGGTTCGGGATATGCTAGAAGAACGGCGTAGAATGTTCCCAAATGCCCGATCAGATGATCCTGTGTTCAAAGACTCAACAGGAAAACCATGGAAGGAGGCACCGCAAGCTTTTGAAGATGTTGTGGAAGAACTTTGTATTAATTATACGCCCAGACGCATAAATAACCCACTGGAAAAAATTGATTTTCACGCGATGAGACACACGTTCGCATCATGGCTTGCAATGGCCGGAACGTCATTGCATACCATCATGGTTCTAATGGGCCATGAAAGTGTTGCTATGACGCTGAGATATGCACGGTTGAATCCAGCTTATACACGCCAGCCAGTGGCGGAAATGGCTACAAACTTTGCTAAAAAACATAAAGAGTTAACTGATGATGAATATATATATGTAGAGTCATCGCCGATGCATGAAATGAAAAAAGAAATTTTCATGTTTGACTCTTGA
- a CDS encoding ISL3 family transposase produces the protein MERILIGLPEFTIENVVSAKPVVLQVSWLGQAICPHCGGKELRIKDSFWRSIKNIPLRASPLSLLVKCHKYHCKDCNAYFNSRLPGVKKWSRTTELLKKAVFSAYNKGYSNKDIATENAIGVASVERFYHQMIRHKDSHLKNRSWPRILGIDEHRFTKKQGYLTTFCDLQKQRVFDIAKEKSSAELHVFLSSLKGRERVRIVCIDMNSTYRKMVKEWFPNAKIVADRFHVIRLVNHHFSKVCKLVDEEHIAFGRGGLMRMLVTRRDRLNEKQQNMLKEYFF, from the coding sequence GTGGAAAGAATTCTAATCGGTTTGCCAGAATTTACAATAGAAAATGTTGTTTCCGCCAAACCTGTGGTATTACAAGTTTCTTGGCTGGGACAGGCTATCTGCCCGCATTGTGGTGGCAAGGAATTACGTATAAAGGATAGTTTTTGGAGAAGTATAAAAAATATACCTTTGCGTGCAAGTCCCTTGTCTTTGCTTGTTAAGTGTCATAAATATCACTGTAAAGATTGCAATGCGTATTTTAACAGTCGTCTGCCTGGTGTGAAAAAATGGAGCCGCACGACAGAATTGTTGAAAAAAGCGGTTTTTTCAGCCTATAACAAGGGCTATAGCAATAAAGACATTGCAACTGAAAACGCCATTGGTGTTGCCAGCGTAGAACGTTTTTATCACCAGATGATCAGACATAAAGACAGTCATTTAAAAAACCGCTCATGGCCACGCATTCTTGGCATTGATGAACATCGTTTTACAAAGAAACAGGGGTATTTAACCACATTTTGTGACTTGCAAAAACAGCGGGTGTTTGACATCGCAAAAGAGAAAAGCTCGGCTGAACTTCATGTTTTTTTATCTTCTCTAAAAGGGCGTGAACGCGTTAGAATCGTGTGTATTGATATGAACTCAACATACCGAAAGATGGTCAAAGAATGGTTTCCTAACGCCAAAATAGTCGCGGATAGATTCCATGTTATTAGACTCGTAAACCACCATTTTTCAAAAGTGTGCAAGCTTGTGGATGAAGAACATATCGCCTTTGGGCGTGGCGGCCTGATGCGTATGCTTGTGACACGCCGTGACAGGCTGAATGAAAAACAGCAAAACATGCTCAAAGAATATTTTTTTTAA
- a CDS encoding type II toxin-antitoxin system MqsR family toxin, which produces MEKHKPHHHLPTIKKLVHERKVEIRKTALIGAAEMGVGVSDILDVLQSLTITDFYKSMTTYGDHQNWQDVYHTETEAGTAYLKLSVCDDVLVIVISFKEK; this is translated from the coding sequence ATGGAAAAACATAAACCCCATCATCACTTGCCAACGATAAAGAAACTCGTTCATGAGCGTAAGGTTGAGATTAGGAAAACAGCCTTGATTGGGGCGGCGGAAATGGGAGTAGGGGTGTCTGACATCTTAGATGTTTTGCAATCTTTGACCATTACGGATTTTTATAAAAGCATGACGACATATGGAGACCACCAAAATTGGCAGGATGTTTACCATACGGAAACAGAGGCTGGAACGGCCTATCTCAAACTGTCAGTGTGTGATGATGTCCTTGTAATTGTCATATCATTTAAGGAGAAGTAG
- a CDS encoding ATP-binding protein, translating into MSESIHLRHLCFTGSHKESAIIDFVQGLNLLYGASDTGKSFVLESIKYMLGGSKLRDIPERLGYDNVFLGIETSDGEEFTLRRSTNGGDYHLYTGLHKSIPEGIETETIYRMDAKKSPKISEFIFNKVGLSGKKLKKNQLFETVNLNLSHFFNLCIIDEKTIYRQSSVIERDNYITRTEDQSLFRFLLTGNDDSSLIPYVSPKDRALSRAAKLEVIDALVEKNSQCIDEAGISYKDATDQLDNLQKTIEREEKQLASSSVKYKELIKERNLLRSEQNKNIERRQEIDGVIQRFQLLDKHYESDLERLDSICEAGTLMHMLPNSYCPHCGALPNEQVHSKTCAVNIVPTVEAAVAEKNKILQLKSELSQTICDLRSEALYVENIIPEINNKLNSLDAEVEEISPIIKESSVTFSELLEKRTFIREIISAYEQISILNDMKKDVEAEAKTKSKKPQNEDEATLPQSLLDKLAKQIEAILKAWEFPDADRVFFDTKTNDLTISGKCRKDRGKGMRSVIHAAFNIGLLEFCKKNNRPHLGIVILDSPLLAYKEPDNDSDSLCGTSVQDKFYEYLLTIKDRQIIIIENVDPPTAMLDQPCTVHFSKNESSGRYGFFPPTTHVVD; encoded by the coding sequence ATGAGCGAATCTATACATCTTAGGCACCTTTGTTTCACTGGTTCCCACAAGGAATCTGCTATCATTGATTTTGTACAAGGCCTAAATTTGTTGTATGGTGCATCTGACACAGGAAAATCATTTGTATTGGAATCTATAAAATACATGCTCGGCGGAAGTAAACTGCGCGACATACCAGAGCGGTTAGGCTACGATAATGTTTTTTTAGGAATAGAAACAAGTGATGGTGAAGAATTTACTTTAAGGCGTAGCACAAATGGTGGGGATTACCACCTCTACACAGGACTTCACAAAAGTATACCAGAAGGTATAGAGACTGAGACCATTTACCGTATGGATGCAAAAAAAAGCCCGAAAATATCTGAATTTATTTTTAATAAAGTTGGCTTGTCTGGTAAAAAATTAAAAAAGAATCAACTGTTTGAAACTGTTAACTTGAACCTAAGCCATTTTTTCAATCTCTGCATTATTGATGAAAAAACAATATATAGGCAATCGTCTGTCATTGAGAGAGATAATTATATTACGAGAACTGAAGACCAGTCTCTGTTCAGGTTTCTTCTTACTGGGAATGATGATAGTTCACTAATTCCATATGTTTCTCCAAAAGACAGAGCGTTATCAAGGGCAGCCAAGCTGGAGGTGATTGATGCGCTAGTTGAAAAAAACAGCCAGTGCATCGACGAAGCTGGTATTTCTTATAAGGATGCTACCGATCAGCTTGATAATTTGCAAAAGACAATTGAGCGAGAAGAGAAGCAACTAGCTTCATCTAGTGTGAAATATAAAGAACTCATTAAAGAAAGAAATTTATTAAGAAGTGAGCAAAATAAAAACATAGAGCGCAGGCAGGAGATTGATGGGGTAATCCAGAGATTTCAGTTATTGGATAAACATTATGAGTCTGATTTAGAGCGTCTTGATAGTATCTGTGAGGCAGGTACTTTAATGCATATGTTGCCTAACTCTTATTGTCCGCATTGCGGGGCACTACCTAACGAACAAGTTCACTCAAAAACTTGTGCTGTCAATATCGTCCCAACCGTTGAAGCAGCTGTGGCAGAAAAAAATAAAATCCTACAACTAAAATCTGAACTCAGTCAAACGATATGTGATTTGCGTTCAGAAGCATTGTATGTCGAGAATATTATTCCAGAAATTAATAATAAGTTGAATTCACTAGATGCGGAAGTAGAAGAAATATCGCCAATTATTAAAGAAAGTTCTGTCACTTTTTCAGAACTTTTAGAAAAACGCACATTTATTCGAGAAATTATTTCTGCCTACGAACAAATATCTATTCTTAATGATATGAAAAAAGATGTAGAAGCGGAAGCAAAAACAAAGTCGAAAAAACCTCAAAATGAAGATGAAGCAACTTTACCACAATCGCTTCTTGATAAGCTAGCAAAGCAGATTGAAGCCATCCTTAAAGCTTGGGAGTTTCCAGACGCTGACCGAGTATTTTTTGATACAAAAACGAATGACTTAACGATTAGTGGAAAATGTAGAAAAGATCGAGGAAAGGGGATGCGTTCCGTTATTCATGCTGCTTTTAATATTGGTCTGCTAGAGTTTTGTAAAAAAAATAACCGCCCTCATTTAGGTATAGTCATTTTGGATAGTCCTTTGCTTGCTTATAAAGAGCCAGACAACGATTCAGATAGCTTGTGCGGGACAAGCGTTCAGGACAAATTTTATGAGTATTTGCTCACCATAAAAGACAGGCAAATCATCATTATTGAAAATGTTGACCCACCAACAGCCATGCTTGACCAGCCATGTACTGTTCATTTTTCAAAAAATGAATCTTCTGGACGATACGGATTTTTTCCACCAACTACACACGTTGTCGACTAG
- a CDS encoding AbrB/MazE/SpoVT family DNA-binding domain-containing protein — MQQVHISKWGNSLGFRIPRGVADSLNFKVGDILELNPADGGLLIKKAEPAGKHYALADILDSFTPADAHAAIDFGKPQGEEIW; from the coding sequence ATGCAACAGGTTCATATTAGTAAGTGGGGTAACAGCCTAGGGTTTCGTATACCTCGTGGTGTTGCCGACAGTTTAAATTTTAAGGTTGGGGATATATTAGAACTCAACCCGGCAGATGGTGGATTGCTCATTAAAAAAGCCGAACCAGCAGGTAAGCACTATGCCTTGGCAGATATTCTTGATTCCTTCACCCCTGCGGATGCACATGCAGCCATTGATTTTGGCAAACCGCAAGGGGAAGAAATATGGTAA
- a CDS encoding sacsin N-terminal ATP-binding-like domain-containing protein, with product MNESQQYIEILNKEYIDKHLREQERDELIQENNVETRDIKGYHGREILELLQNADDAYQKSIEEGNQRGCELEVMIQFKNNVLTVSNTGTYFDNDGIKAIVQGNNSPKTGTYIGNKGTGFRSVLNWADKIRIYSGQFNIEFSRDIAEKKFNEIKSEPQIQKQLKTKNNLYIPILAIPQNIDSKAISDRTTIEITVKPEKLNDGFGVLEQIKNIDLRVLLFLPNISKIMIETDDEKIRYEKVIDCDNKVALKKIIDGNIQIEESFNLYKKVINKKFTEDNDLKDIQLAIAVPDDYDKFQSSHLYTFFPLMETKSPFNCVMHATYVLGDHRDTITSCEINKTIIKHQLQFLKEVAIKFADKRYGNLSLKLLTPIGFEKFTSYNGWTFVSAFSKFKLEEHFFELLIDANILQTVNNSYISIKDFPKRINGEVPSVFKGEHFNNVLQSISEDLIHTGAEKLINKVADTVNVSLEYDEYALLKIVNDLTLNWTKIEQVEVFSWWNDNYSHTLPNLLKTTNGKWLDFEDDCYFLVGDINKKIPSWVKVPSLAAEYQELLFTNASQKSTVYDIRKNDTETHISRLISQNKIYPLIKFAYRDKNNIITTVNGSVDKTYNKAVDFIKWLWSNYKTEVTNWTPPKGTDVSPIRYNFPSSTERSVHNAEQLYFGLDYGYELSSKLFDSSNGKFPAAETFAININEHNEFVDFIKKFGVKVYPKIEKQEVKPKPPYDEFYKHEILKSGEGGRSNSIHIQYKLPFIKDIENILYKLSTNEVLLWILKDESLRALLGAPSYFDHAEISFKGLRQTQSHNYRGEIKNYLLFIFNNTKWVEVAGKKYAPIEILNGVTYRTNPKFSEILPVISIEFIESIAKKLKIDYDKVLGIFKMFDFCDKVTDLPSNDFYDLLLKLPTYEFQQSVELSKAIYRIIEHTSFIKKFDESRNKTKFFDEGRLLVKLQGELTYYPAKESYLPSAKIILKHSLPIIEKGQRTNNSNFSKTFGCQEYDNEYSIKKESISLSKSNQAFQDYFKEFSKFARAYGNTNNTLEMNAGRLTIKLVNKISIIENGEVTEVQDNYILLRDTLTSWYITVLSNEFDINLLSEQIENIYSNIANTPGFDAGKIGELFRTKNKFDREFLIKKEFGSLGVIDDNLYNNQVKNNFIGTVQKIDSIFDFLNSDINFDDFFHVDNSKAIIATLKKLNVDVNAFRDAGFVYAIDLIPYYKKQCFEYLRKELKNYKDVNYALALKDKELQKYFLDKVAKFEDYNISTYENSIYFNVEDKVHNNFGKWKNLELVDADKTYEENYYALNPDDSFAELISNDSRVKTIIYFGIKSDFEQWRVKQVENLEKERSSESNDIYKDFKNIVPDEKTIEFHKAEERSNTRLRQNQGTFTQVAEQKRNKAKKILGNKGELLVYNKLCKDFGKENVFPKSEAFVEMGIIRAGLATSGSYDLSYIDAKDKEFFVEVKTSGDGKSFIITLGELEFAKENPERFKLYLVSKIDSSTPIVNILENKFWNNKKFRMKEIIEKIEVTF from the coding sequence ATGAATGAGAGTCAGCAATATATCGAAATATTAAATAAAGAATATATAGATAAACATTTACGAGAACAGGAACGAGATGAGTTGATTCAAGAAAATAATGTTGAGACTCGTGATATTAAAGGGTATCATGGTCGTGAAATTCTTGAATTATTACAAAATGCGGATGATGCCTATCAGAAAAGCATAGAAGAAGGCAATCAACGTGGATGCGAATTAGAAGTAATGATACAGTTTAAGAATAATGTGCTGACCGTTTCTAATACTGGTACTTACTTTGATAATGATGGAATAAAAGCAATTGTTCAAGGAAATAATAGCCCAAAAACAGGTACATATATTGGTAATAAAGGTACTGGATTTAGGTCTGTGTTAAATTGGGCTGATAAAATCAGAATTTATTCAGGACAATTTAACATAGAATTTTCTAGAGATATAGCAGAGAAAAAATTTAATGAAATAAAGTCAGAACCACAGATTCAAAAACAACTTAAGACAAAAAACAATCTTTATATTCCAATATTGGCAATTCCGCAAAATATTGATTCTAAGGCCATTTCAGACAGGACGACTATTGAAATTACTGTGAAACCAGAGAAATTGAATGATGGATTTGGTGTGTTAGAACAAATAAAAAATATTGATTTAAGAGTATTACTGTTTTTACCTAATATTAGCAAAATAATGATTGAAACAGATGATGAAAAAATTAGGTACGAGAAAGTAATAGATTGCGATAATAAAGTTGCTCTAAAAAAAATAATTGATGGAAATATCCAAATTGAAGAGTCATTTAATCTATATAAAAAAGTAATTAATAAAAAATTTACAGAAGATAACGATTTAAAAGATATTCAATTAGCTATCGCTGTGCCAGACGATTATGATAAATTTCAAAGTAGTCATTTGTACACGTTTTTCCCATTAATGGAAACTAAATCTCCATTTAATTGTGTAATGCACGCCACATATGTTTTAGGAGATCATCGAGATACAATTACTTCTTGTGAAATTAATAAAACTATTATCAAGCACCAACTTCAATTCTTAAAAGAAGTTGCAATAAAATTTGCTGATAAAAGATATGGAAATTTATCATTAAAATTGCTTACTCCAATCGGGTTTGAAAAATTCACTTCATATAATGGTTGGACATTTGTTTCTGCTTTTTCCAAATTTAAACTAGAAGAGCATTTTTTTGAACTGCTAATAGATGCTAACATTTTGCAGACTGTCAACAATTCATATATATCAATTAAGGACTTTCCAAAAAGAATTAATGGTGAGGTTCCTTCTGTGTTCAAAGGGGAACATTTTAACAATGTTTTACAGAGCATTTCAGAAGATTTGATTCACACGGGGGCAGAAAAGTTAATTAATAAAGTTGCAGATACAGTTAATGTTTCACTTGAATATGATGAATATGCATTGTTAAAAATTGTAAATGATCTAACTTTGAATTGGACTAAAATTGAACAAGTTGAGGTATTCAGTTGGTGGAATGACAATTATTCACATACCTTGCCGAACTTGTTAAAAACCACAAATGGGAAATGGCTTGATTTTGAAGATGATTGTTATTTTTTAGTTGGGGATATTAATAAAAAAATTCCTTCTTGGGTTAAAGTTCCATCTTTAGCAGCTGAATATCAGGAGTTGTTGTTTACTAATGCGTCTCAAAAATCAACGGTTTATGATATCAGAAAAAATGATACAGAGACACATATATCTCGTTTAATTTCTCAAAATAAAATCTACCCCTTAATTAAATTTGCTTACCGAGATAAAAACAACATAATTACAACTGTAAATGGTTCTGTTGACAAAACTTATAACAAAGCTGTGGATTTTATTAAATGGTTATGGAGTAATTATAAAACTGAAGTTACCAACTGGACACCTCCTAAAGGTACCGATGTTTCTCCCATTCGGTATAATTTCCCTAGTTCTACCGAACGCTCAGTGCATAATGCAGAACAACTGTATTTTGGTTTGGATTATGGTTATGAATTATCAAGTAAATTATTTGATAGCTCGAATGGCAAATTTCCTGCTGCTGAAACCTTTGCAATTAATATTAATGAACATAATGAGTTTGTTGACTTCATTAAAAAATTTGGTGTTAAGGTATATCCAAAAATCGAGAAACAAGAAGTTAAACCTAAACCACCGTATGATGAATTTTATAAACATGAAATTCTTAAAAGTGGTGAAGGTGGTAGGTCTAATTCTATTCATATTCAATATAAATTGCCATTCATAAAGGATATTGAAAATATTCTATATAAACTATCAACAAATGAAGTGTTGTTGTGGATTCTCAAAGATGAATCATTAAGAGCTTTACTTGGTGCTCCATCTTATTTTGATCATGCTGAGATATCATTCAAGGGTCTCAGACAAACACAATCTCATAATTATCGTGGAGAAATAAAGAATTACCTACTTTTCATTTTCAACAATACTAAATGGGTTGAAGTGGCTGGTAAAAAATATGCCCCAATAGAAATCTTGAATGGTGTTACCTATCGAACCAACCCCAAATTTTCAGAAATACTACCTGTAATTAGTATTGAATTTATTGAGTCAATAGCAAAAAAATTAAAGATTGATTACGATAAAGTGCTTGGTATTTTCAAGATGTTTGATTTCTGCGATAAAGTCACGGATTTACCATCGAATGATTTTTACGATTTATTGTTAAAATTACCAACTTATGAGTTTCAACAAAGTGTGGAATTATCAAAAGCAATTTATAGAATTATAGAGCACACAAGTTTTATTAAAAAGTTTGATGAGTCTAGAAATAAAACGAAATTTTTTGACGAAGGAAGACTTTTAGTGAAATTGCAGGGTGAGCTAACTTATTACCCCGCAAAGGAATCTTATCTTCCAAGTGCTAAAATAATTTTAAAACATTCTTTACCAATTATAGAAAAAGGGCAAAGAACTAATAATTCAAACTTCAGCAAAACTTTTGGTTGCCAAGAATATGATAATGAGTACTCGATTAAAAAGGAAAGTATTAGTTTAAGTAAGTCGAATCAAGCATTTCAGGATTATTTTAAGGAATTTTCTAAATTTGCAAGAGCATATGGTAATACAAATAATACTCTTGAAATGAATGCTGGGCGTTTAACTATTAAATTAGTAAATAAAATTAGTATTATTGAAAATGGCGAAGTAACTGAAGTACAAGATAACTATATATTATTACGGGATACTTTGACAAGTTGGTATATTACGGTTCTTTCAAATGAATTTGACATCAATTTGTTGTCAGAGCAAATCGAAAATATTTACTCGAATATTGCGAATACACCTGGCTTTGATGCTGGCAAAATAGGAGAATTATTCCGTACAAAAAATAAGTTTGACCGTGAATTTTTAATTAAAAAGGAGTTTGGTTCTCTTGGTGTAATTGATGATAATTTATATAACAATCAAGTAAAGAATAATTTTATAGGCACTGTACAAAAAATTGATAGTATTTTTGATTTTCTGAACAGTGATATCAATTTTGATGACTTTTTTCATGTCGATAATTCAAAAGCAATAATAGCTACATTGAAAAAGTTAAATGTGGATGTAAATGCTTTTAGAGATGCTGGATTTGTCTACGCTATTGACTTGATCCCGTATTATAAAAAGCAATGCTTTGAGTATTTAAGAAAAGAACTGAAAAATTATAAAGATGTAAACTATGCTTTAGCGTTAAAGGACAAGGAATTGCAAAAATATTTCTTGGACAAAGTAGCTAAATTTGAAGATTACAATATTTCCACATATGAAAATTCTATTTATTTCAATGTTGAAGATAAAGTTCATAATAATTTTGGTAAATGGAAGAACCTAGAACTAGTAGATGCAGATAAAACCTATGAGGAAAATTATTATGCATTAAATCCTGACGATTCATTTGCTGAATTGATTTCAAACGACTCTAGAGTAAAAACGATAATATACTTTGGAATAAAGTCTGATTTTGAGCAATGGAGAGTAAAGCAAGTTGAAAACTTGGAAAAGGAAAGGTCTAGTGAATCCAATGATATTTATAAAGATTTTAAAAATATAGTGCCTGATGAAAAAACTATAGAATTTCATAAGGCTGAAGAGAGATCAAATACTAGACTAAGACAAAATCAAGGTACTTTCACTCAAGTAGCAGAACAAAAAAGAAATAAAGCAAAAAAGATTTTAGGCAATAAAGGTGAGCTTCTCGTGTATAACAAATTATGTAAAGATTTTGGTAAAGAAAATGTATTTCCAAAATCAGAGGCTTTTGTTGAAATGGGTATTATTCGAGCAGGTCTAGCAACTTCAGGATCATATGATTTGTCATATATTGATGCAAAAGACAAAGAATTCTTTGTTGAAGTTAAGACGTCAGGAGATGGTAAGTCATTTATTATTACACTAGGAGAACTCGAATTTGCTAAAGAAAATCCTGAGCGGTTTAAGTTATATCTTGTTTCAAAAATTGATTCTAGCACTCCAATAGTAAATATATTGGAAAATAAATTTTGGAACAATAAAAAATTTCGCATGAAAGAAATTATAGAAAAAATTGAAGTAACATTTTAA
- a CDS encoding type II toxin-antitoxin system PemK/MazF family toxin yields MVKQTAPAPSLTPTQGQVLKLSLDPTLGHEQKGYRPVLVVSAGMFNKHTGFCWVVPITTPQKGLPNEIRLPQGLPTHGTLLLSQLRSIDWRARPFSVSCSVPQDFLEDILARLSAVMKME; encoded by the coding sequence ATGGTAAAACAGACTGCCCCAGCTCCCTCCCTAACTCCAACTCAGGGACAGGTGCTTAAACTGAGCCTTGACCCAACCTTGGGGCATGAGCAAAAAGGCTACCGTCCCGTGCTGGTTGTGTCTGCTGGTATGTTTAATAAACATACGGGGTTTTGTTGGGTAGTTCCCATAACTACGCCACAAAAGGGGTTACCCAATGAAATTCGCTTGCCACAAGGTTTGCCAACGCACGGTACTTTACTACTTTCGCAACTACGTTCCATCGACTGGCGGGCACGTCCTTTTTCTGTAAGTTGTTCTGTTCCTCAAGATTTTTTGGAAGATATTCTGGCTAGACTTTCCGCTGTTATGAAAATGGAATAG